One window from the genome of Streptomyces sp. WZ-12 encodes:
- the cynS gene encoding cyanase, with protein MTNPTPHAQLHPDARQALAITAVETKTRKDLTWQQIADAAELSVAFVTAAVLGQHALPERSARAVADLLGLDEDAAMLLQTIPTRGSIPGGIPTDPTIYRFYEMLQVYGTTLKALVHEQFGDGIISAINFTLDVKKVADPEGGERAVITLDGKYLPTKPF; from the coding sequence CCGCACGCCCAGCTCCACCCCGACGCGCGCCAGGCGCTCGCCATCACCGCGGTCGAGACCAAGACCCGCAAGGACCTGACCTGGCAGCAGATCGCCGACGCCGCCGAGCTGTCGGTCGCCTTCGTCACCGCCGCCGTGCTCGGCCAGCACGCCCTGCCGGAGCGGTCCGCGCGTGCCGTCGCCGACCTGCTGGGCCTCGACGAGGACGCGGCGATGCTGCTGCAGACCATCCCCACCCGCGGCTCGATTCCCGGCGGCATCCCCACCGACCCGACCATCTACCGCTTCTACGAGATGCTCCAGGTCTACGGCACCACCCTCAAGGCCCTGGTCCACGAGCAGTTCGGCGACGGCATCATCTCCGCGATCAACTTCACGCTCGACGTGAAGAAGGTCGCCGACCCCGAGGGCGGCGAGCGCGCGGTGATCACCCTGGACGGCAAGTACCTGCCGACCAAGCCCTTCTGA
- a CDS encoding nucleoside deaminase: MDFVQRTIDLARQNVAEGGRPFATVIVKDGEVLAESPNKVAQTGDPTAHAEILAIREACTKLGTEHLTGATLYVLAHPCPMCLGALYYCSPAEVVFLTTRDAYEPHYVDDRRYFELATFYDEFAKDWEQRRLPMRYEPRDAAVDVYRFWQQNNGGDRHQHH, translated from the coding sequence ATGGACTTCGTCCAACGCACCATCGACCTCGCCCGTCAGAACGTCGCCGAGGGCGGCCGACCGTTCGCGACCGTCATCGTCAAGGACGGCGAGGTCCTTGCCGAGAGTCCCAACAAGGTCGCCCAGACAGGCGACCCCACCGCGCACGCGGAGATCCTCGCCATCCGCGAGGCGTGCACCAAGCTGGGCACCGAGCACCTGACCGGCGCCACCCTCTACGTCCTCGCCCACCCCTGCCCGATGTGTCTGGGCGCGCTCTACTACTGCTCGCCGGCTGAGGTCGTCTTCCTCACCACCCGCGACGCCTACGAGCCGCACTACGTCGACGACCGCAGGTACTTCGAACTCGCCACCTTCTACGACGAGTTCGCCAAGGACTGGGAGCAGCGCCGCCTCCCGATGCGCTACGAACCGCGCGACGCGGCGGTGGACGTCTACCGCTTCTGGCAGCAGAACAACGGCGGCGACCGGCACCAGCACCACTGA
- a CDS encoding response regulator: MPPTTPNSRAGAPERRVRLLLCDDHAVVRAGLRALLSAEPGIEVVGEAATGEEALAVAAQQRPDVVLMDLSLGTGIDGIEATRRLVTEVPGTRVLVLTTYDTDADVTRAIQVGATGYLLKAERPEQLFAAISAAAEGRAVLSAPAADRVLERVRKPRAALTERQLDILGQLARGLGNREIARALFISEATVKTHLVRIYAKLGVETRAGAVAAAKEQRLIP, from the coding sequence ATGCCACCCACCACCCCGAACTCCCGCGCGGGCGCGCCGGAACGACGCGTTCGCCTGCTGCTCTGCGACGACCACGCCGTGGTCCGCGCCGGCCTGCGCGCCCTGCTCTCCGCCGAGCCGGGCATCGAGGTCGTCGGCGAGGCGGCCACCGGCGAGGAGGCGCTGGCCGTCGCCGCCCAGCAGCGGCCCGACGTGGTGCTGATGGACCTCAGCCTGGGCACCGGCATCGACGGGATCGAGGCCACCCGCCGCCTCGTCACCGAGGTACCCGGCACCCGCGTCCTCGTGCTCACCACCTACGACACCGACGCCGACGTCACCCGGGCCATCCAGGTCGGCGCGACCGGCTATCTCCTCAAGGCCGAGCGCCCCGAGCAGCTCTTCGCCGCGATCAGCGCCGCCGCGGAGGGCCGGGCGGTGCTGTCCGCGCCCGCGGCCGACCGCGTGCTGGAGCGCGTCCGCAAGCCCCGTGCCGCGCTCACCGAGCGGCAGTTGGACATCCTCGGCCAGCTCGCCCGTGGCCTGGGCAACCGGGAGATCGCCCGGGCCCTGTTCATCAGCGAGGCGACCGTCAAGACCCATCTGGTCCGCATCTACGCGAAGTTGGGCGTCGAGACGCGGGCGGGCGCGGTGGCGGCGGCCAAGGAGCAGCGCCTGATTCCGTGA
- a CDS encoding sensor histidine kinase has product MNVKHVSREGAGAADDGAPAGAAAGSTGRWMEAVISASFVLLLIAAMARFLTHHPGASNTWWVIGLTSLLAVAYVARPAVDGEIPVPWRRAWLGAFVLGWVVLVLQAPSFAWSAVAIVYTALQLLPTRAALALITVLTVLVVVAQLRINGPDPLLIVVPPVVAGLAATVFVHMQRQSARQRSLIEDLVQTRRVLASSQRQAGVLAERERLSREIHDTLAQALSSQLMLLQAAERLWDADAEAAHRHMSTASDIAERNLVEARRFVHDLAPVDLASGGLPEALQALARRESAAGSAAGSPAGGPVVRFRIDGEPVPLPPAVEAGLLRVAQGAVANVREHAHASDAVLTLSYLDEDVVLDIADNGRGFPPDQDARRSAPHRGHGLRAMEARLRQLDGTLTVESRPGEGTVVSAAVPLRAAGPVPAPEDQE; this is encoded by the coding sequence ATGAACGTGAAGCACGTGAGCCGGGAAGGTGCCGGAGCCGCGGACGACGGAGCGCCGGCGGGGGCCGCCGCCGGCTCGACCGGCCGCTGGATGGAAGCGGTGATCTCGGCCTCGTTCGTCCTGCTGCTGATCGCCGCCATGGCGCGCTTCCTCACCCACCACCCCGGCGCCTCCAACACCTGGTGGGTGATCGGACTGACCTCGCTGCTCGCGGTGGCCTACGTGGCCCGGCCGGCGGTGGACGGGGAGATCCCGGTGCCGTGGCGGCGTGCCTGGCTCGGCGCGTTCGTGTTGGGGTGGGTGGTCCTGGTGCTCCAGGCACCCAGCTTCGCCTGGAGCGCGGTGGCGATCGTCTACACCGCGCTCCAACTGCTGCCGACCCGGGCCGCGCTCGCGTTGATCACCGTGCTGACCGTGCTGGTGGTGGTCGCGCAGTTGCGCATCAACGGCCCCGATCCGCTGCTGATCGTGGTGCCGCCGGTGGTCGCCGGGTTGGCCGCGACGGTGTTCGTGCACATGCAGCGGCAGTCGGCCCGGCAGCGTTCGCTCATCGAGGACCTGGTCCAGACCCGTCGCGTGTTGGCGTCCAGTCAGCGGCAGGCCGGCGTGCTGGCGGAACGGGAGCGGCTGTCGAGGGAGATCCACGACACCCTCGCCCAGGCGCTGTCGAGCCAGTTGATGCTGCTCCAGGCCGCCGAACGACTCTGGGACGCGGATGCGGAGGCGGCCCACCGCCATATGTCCACCGCGTCGGACATCGCCGAGCGCAACCTCGTCGAGGCGCGCCGGTTCGTCCATGACCTGGCGCCCGTGGACCTCGCGAGCGGCGGGCTGCCCGAGGCGCTGCAGGCCCTGGCCCGGCGGGAGTCGGCCGCCGGGTCCGCGGCGGGATCGCCGGCCGGCGGGCCGGTCGTGCGCTTCCGGATCGACGGCGAGCCCGTCCCGTTGCCGCCGGCCGTCGAGGCGGGGCTGCTGCGGGTGGCCCAGGGCGCCGTCGCCAACGTGCGGGAGCACGCGCACGCCAGCGACGCCGTGTTGACCCTCAGCTACCTGGACGAGGACGTGGTCCTCGACATCGCCGACAACGGCCGCGGCTTCCCGCCCGACCAGGACGCGCGGCGGTCGGCGCCGCACCGGGGCCACGGACTGCGCGCCATGGAGGCCCGGTTGCGGCAACTCGACGGCACGTTGACCGTCGAGTCCCGCCCCGGAGAGGGCACGGTCGTCTCCGCCGCCGTCCCCCTCCGTGCCGCCGGCCCAGTCCCCGCCCCGGAAGACCAGGAGTGA
- a CDS encoding GlcG/HbpS family heme-binding protein — protein MQMPSKRVRIVTGAAALAAVGLTAVGAVAVAAPEKSGRPAAATAGEAPAQSVVATDHLTIAAATKAAQAALAAAEKADQHVSVSVVDRNGNALVTLRGDGAGPQSYKASEAKAFTAVSWNAPTSALAKRLETAPTLKDIPGTLFLAGGAPVQAKGAPIAGVGVAGAPSGDQDEQFAQAGIAALNG, from the coding sequence ATGCAGATGCCGTCCAAGCGCGTCCGGATCGTCACCGGCGCGGCCGCGCTGGCCGCCGTCGGGCTGACCGCCGTCGGCGCCGTCGCCGTCGCGGCCCCGGAGAAGAGCGGCAGGCCCGCCGCCGCGACCGCGGGGGAGGCGCCGGCCCAGAGCGTCGTCGCCACCGACCACCTGACCATCGCCGCGGCGACCAAGGCGGCGCAGGCCGCGCTCGCCGCCGCCGAGAAGGCCGACCAGCACGTGTCGGTGTCGGTGGTGGACCGCAACGGCAACGCCCTCGTCACGCTGCGCGGCGACGGCGCCGGCCCCCAGTCGTACAAGGCGTCGGAGGCCAAGGCGTTCACCGCGGTGTCCTGGAACGCGCCCACCTCGGCGCTGGCCAAGCGCCTGGAGACGGCGCCCACCCTGAAGGACATTCCCGGCACCCTGTTCCTCGCCGGCGGCGCCCCCGTGCAGGCCAAGGGCGCCCCGATAGCGGGCGTCGGCGTCGCGGGCGCCCCCAGCGGCGACCAGGACGAGCAGTTCGCCCAGGCGGGCATCGCCGCACTCAACGGCTGA
- a CDS encoding TetR/AcrR family transcriptional regulator, translating into MTEGLRERKKRQTRQRIAEVAIGLFVERGFDRVTIAEVAAAAEVSVNTLYNYYESKEDLVLPPDQASPQRLADIVRARRAGESAARAVLAHLRDELRRRDRAVGLTAGFGRVFEMMRAAPTLTARLEDLGRQMTDALGVVLTEETGAAADDQTPRVVASQIGWFHSLVYAEVGRRIVAGEGPDAIAEAVLELLDLVEGTLSETALDYATRPSDGSSGPATA; encoded by the coding sequence ATGACTGAAGGGCTGCGGGAGCGCAAGAAGCGGCAGACACGGCAACGCATCGCGGAGGTGGCCATCGGCCTCTTCGTGGAGCGGGGCTTCGACCGCGTGACCATCGCGGAGGTCGCCGCGGCCGCGGAGGTCTCGGTCAACACCCTCTACAACTACTACGAGTCCAAGGAGGACTTGGTCCTGCCGCCGGACCAGGCGTCCCCGCAGCGGCTCGCCGACATCGTCCGCGCCCGCCGGGCCGGCGAGTCCGCCGCCCGGGCCGTCCTCGCCCACCTCCGCGACGAACTGCGGCGCCGCGACCGCGCGGTGGGCCTGACCGCGGGCTTCGGGCGGGTCTTCGAGATGATGCGGGCCGCGCCCACCCTCACCGCCCGCCTGGAGGACCTCGGCCGGCAGATGACCGACGCGCTCGGCGTCGTCCTCACCGAGGAGACCGGCGCCGCCGCGGACGACCAGACGCCCCGCGTGGTCGCCAGTCAGATCGGCTGGTTCCACTCCCTGGTCTACGCCGAGGTCGGCCGGCGCATCGTGGCCGGCGAGGGTCCGGACGCGATCGCCGAGGCGGTCCTGGAACTCCTCGACCTCGTGGAGGGGACGTTGAGCGAGACCGCCCTCGACTACGCCACCCGCCCGTCTGACGGGTCGTCCGGTCCGGCAACTGCCTGA
- a CDS encoding flavin-containing monooxygenase: protein MPSEETEVVVVGAGQAGVAMSEHLGAHGIPHLVLERHRIAERWRSERWDSLVANGPAWHDRFPGLTFSDLAPDAFASKEQVAEYFVAYAEKLSAPIRCGVEVTSVHKRADRPGFRVQTSEGSLDARFVVAATGPFQRPVIPPIVPDGAVPVQIHSSGYRNPEQLPEGTVLVVGAGSSGVQIAEELRRSGRRVVLSVGPHDRPPRTYRGRDFCWWMGVLGIWDAQTPPQGAEHVTIAVSGARGGHTVDFRALADAGVELVGLTASFDDGVLRFAPDLAANLALGDAKYLEFLRTADAYVERNGLDFPEEPAAHVLGPDPDCVTSPLLELDLAGAGVTSIVWATGFATDYGWLDVDAFDEDGRPNQRRGVSSEPGVYFLGLPWLSRRGSSFIWGVWHDARYVADHIATQRGYLAYDPTDRPDAATVPPKH, encoded by the coding sequence ATGCCGAGTGAAGAGACCGAAGTTGTCGTCGTCGGGGCGGGGCAGGCGGGCGTGGCGATGAGCGAGCACCTGGGCGCCCACGGCATCCCGCACCTCGTCCTGGAGCGGCACCGGATCGCCGAGCGGTGGCGCTCCGAGCGGTGGGACTCCCTGGTCGCGAACGGACCCGCGTGGCACGACCGGTTCCCGGGCCTCACGTTCTCCGACCTCGCCCCCGACGCCTTCGCGTCGAAGGAGCAGGTCGCGGAGTACTTCGTCGCCTACGCCGAGAAGCTAAGTGCCCCGATCCGGTGCGGTGTTGAGGTGACCTCGGTGCACAAGCGCGCCGATCGGCCCGGCTTCCGGGTCCAGACGTCGGAGGGCTCCCTTGACGCGCGTTTCGTCGTGGCCGCGACCGGACCGTTCCAGCGGCCCGTGATCCCGCCGATCGTTCCTGACGGCGCCGTCCCCGTGCAGATCCACTCCAGCGGGTACCGCAATCCGGAGCAACTGCCCGAGGGCACGGTCCTCGTGGTGGGGGCCGGCTCCTCGGGGGTCCAGATCGCCGAGGAGCTGCGCCGGTCCGGCCGCCGCGTCGTGCTCTCCGTCGGTCCGCACGACCGGCCGCCCCGCACGTACCGCGGACGGGACTTCTGCTGGTGGATGGGCGTGCTCGGGATCTGGGACGCGCAGACGCCTCCCCAGGGAGCGGAGCACGTCACCATCGCGGTCAGCGGGGCCCGGGGCGGCCACACCGTCGACTTCCGCGCCCTGGCCGACGCCGGCGTCGAACTCGTCGGCCTCACCGCGTCCTTCGACGACGGCGTGCTCCGCTTCGCCCCGGACCTCGCCGCGAACCTCGCGCTCGGCGACGCCAAGTACCTGGAATTCCTCCGGACCGCCGACGCGTACGTCGAGCGCAACGGGCTCGACTTCCCCGAGGAGCCGGCGGCCCACGTCCTGGGGCCCGACCCGGACTGCGTGACCAGCCCCCTCCTGGAGCTCGACCTGGCCGGGGCCGGCGTCACCTCCATCGTCTGGGCAACGGGCTTCGCCACCGACTACGGCTGGCTCGACGTCGACGCGTTCGACGAGGACGGCCGGCCGAACCAGCGACGAGGAGTCTCCTCCGAACCCGGCGTCTACTTCCTGGGCCTGCCCTGGCTGTCCCGCCGCGGGTCCAGCTTCATCTGGGGCGTATGGCACGACGCCAGGTACGTCGCCGACCACATCGCGACCCAACGGGGATACCTCGCCTACGACCCCACCGACCGGCCCGACGCCGCGACCGTGCCCCCAAAGCACTGA
- a CDS encoding RidA family protein, whose product MTSTTPTGGGRRANAPIVAGGHTRIRPFNTRDTYPEQNLDNDLCQAVVAGNTVYVRGQIGQDLDTSESVGIGDAEAQAERAMANIKMLLEEAGSRMEHLVKVTIYLIDPRYREAVYRTVGRWTKGVHPISTGLVVSALARPEWLCEIDAIAVIPEEQLA is encoded by the coding sequence ATGACCTCCACGACCCCAACCGGCGGGGGCCGCCGGGCCAACGCCCCGATCGTCGCCGGTGGGCACACCCGGATCCGCCCGTTCAACACCCGCGACACCTACCCCGAGCAGAACCTCGACAACGACCTCTGCCAGGCCGTCGTCGCCGGCAACACGGTGTACGTGCGGGGCCAGATCGGCCAGGACCTCGACACCAGCGAGTCGGTGGGCATCGGCGACGCCGAGGCCCAGGCCGAGCGGGCCATGGCCAACATCAAGATGCTGCTCGAAGAAGCCGGCAGTCGGATGGAGCACCTGGTGAAGGTGACCATCTACCTGATCGACCCGCGCTACCGCGAGGCGGTGTACCGCACCGTGGGCCGCTGGACCAAGGGCGTACACCCCATCTCGACCGGGCTGGTCGTCTCCGCCCTGGCCCGCCCGGAGTGGCTGTGCGAGATCGACGCCATCGCCGTGATCCCCGAGGAGCAACTGGCATGA
- a CDS encoding DUF1028 domain-containing protein: MTFSLVARDGARFGVVASSSSPAVFARVAHLRPRVGAAASQNITDPTLGTSLLAGLADHGDAARALAGVTGAPRNAKTIDYRQLTVLGRSGAGFAHSGARTLGTYGSATADGAVAAGNMLSGEHIPGVLLDAYAEATGELEERLLAALKAAVAAGGEEGPVYSAGLAVVADVDWRVTDLRVDWADDPVDRLGELLDVWLPQRDDYVRRGLDPATSPSYGVPGDR; the protein is encoded by the coding sequence ATGACCTTCTCCCTTGTTGCGCGCGACGGTGCGCGCTTCGGCGTCGTGGCCAGCTCGTCGAGTCCGGCCGTGTTCGCCCGGGTCGCCCACCTGCGGCCCAGGGTCGGCGCGGCGGCCTCGCAGAACATCACCGACCCCACGCTCGGCACGAGCCTCCTGGCGGGGCTGGCCGACCACGGCGACGCGGCCCGCGCCCTGGCCGGCGTCACGGGCGCGCCCCGGAACGCGAAGACCATCGACTACCGGCAGTTGACCGTCCTCGGCCGCTCCGGCGCCGGGTTCGCCCACAGCGGCGCACGGACGCTCGGCACGTACGGCTCGGCCACCGCGGACGGCGCGGTGGCGGCCGGCAACATGCTGTCCGGCGAGCACATCCCCGGTGTCCTCCTCGATGCCTACGCCGAGGCCACGGGGGAGCTCGAAGAGCGTCTGCTCGCTGCGCTGAAGGCCGCCGTCGCGGCCGGCGGTGAGGAGGGGCCGGTGTACTCCGCGGGCCTGGCGGTCGTCGCGGACGTGGACTGGCGGGTGACCGACCTGCGGGTCGACTGGGCCGACGATCCCGTGGACCGGCTCGGCGAACTCCTCGACGTCTGGCTGCCGCAGCGGGACGACTACGTACGGCGCGGCCTCGACCCCGCCACCTCCCCTTCGTACGGCGTCCCGGGCGACCGGTGA
- a CDS encoding M20 family metallopeptidase: MKGALKEAARRAVDRRAEELIGLSERLHADPETAWEEHRAAAAVPELLDRAGFDVASAYLGLETAFHARIGSGPVRIALCAEYDALPGLGHACGHNLIAATSVGAALGLAAVADDVGLTVEVYGTPAEEGGGGKIEMLDRGAFAGVDLAMMVHPAPVDVAEARPFAVSHSRISYTGKSAHAAAYPEAGVNAADAFTVAQVAIGLLRQQLPASARVHGVVTQAGDAPNAIPERSSGRWYVRAETLAELAELEPRITRAFEAGALATGCELEIEPESKPYAEFRTDPTALGHYRANTLALGREFAPPGQAARMNRASTDMGNVSQVVPAIHPYIGIGSLPATNHQHEFAAYCVGGTAQRALLDGAIALAWTGVDRTASAGGAAG; this comes from the coding sequence GTGAAGGGCGCGCTGAAGGAGGCGGCCCGGCGGGCGGTCGACCGCCGGGCGGAGGAGTTGATCGGTCTCTCCGAGCGGTTGCACGCCGATCCGGAGACCGCGTGGGAGGAACACCGGGCCGCGGCCGCCGTCCCGGAACTGCTCGACCGCGCCGGATTCGACGTCGCCTCCGCCTACTTGGGCCTGGAGACGGCGTTCCACGCCCGGATCGGCAGCGGGCCGGTCCGGATCGCGCTGTGCGCCGAGTACGACGCACTGCCCGGCCTCGGCCACGCGTGCGGGCACAACCTCATCGCGGCGACCTCGGTGGGGGCGGCGCTCGGCCTGGCCGCCGTCGCCGATGACGTCGGCCTCACCGTCGAGGTCTACGGCACCCCGGCGGAGGAAGGCGGCGGCGGGAAGATCGAGATGCTCGACCGCGGCGCCTTCGCCGGGGTGGACCTCGCGATGATGGTGCACCCGGCGCCGGTCGACGTCGCCGAGGCCCGGCCGTTCGCGGTCAGCCACTCCCGGATCTCCTACACCGGGAAGTCCGCGCACGCCGCGGCCTATCCCGAGGCCGGGGTCAACGCCGCCGACGCCTTCACCGTGGCCCAGGTCGCGATCGGCCTGCTCCGCCAGCAACTGCCGGCCTCGGCGCGGGTGCACGGTGTGGTCACCCAGGCCGGGGACGCCCCGAACGCCATCCCCGAGCGGTCCAGCGGACGATGGTACGTGCGGGCGGAGACGCTCGCCGAACTGGCCGAGCTGGAGCCGCGCATCACGCGGGCCTTCGAGGCCGGTGCGCTCGCGACGGGCTGCGAGCTGGAGATCGAACCGGAGAGCAAGCCGTACGCGGAGTTCCGCACGGACCCAACCGCCCTCGGCCACTACCGCGCGAACACCCTCGCCCTGGGTAGGGAGTTCGCGCCGCCCGGCCAGGCCGCGCGGATGAACCGCGCCTCCACCGACATGGGCAACGTCTCGCAGGTGGTGCCGGCCATCCACCCCTACATCGGCATCGGGTCCCTGCCCGCCACCAACCACCAGCACGAGTTCGCCGCGTACTGCGTGGGCGGGACGGCGCAACGCGCCCTGCTCGACGGGGCGATCGCGCTGGCCTGGACCGGTGTGGACCGCACCGCATCGGCCGGGGGAGCGGCGGGGTGA
- a CDS encoding MFS transporter codes for MRTHNSGTAGTEVAVPTDVVDLRRSVIAGAVGVFVHWFDWAAYAYLAGTVATVFFPAEDSTSGLLAVFGVFAVSFGIRPIGALVFGPLGDRIGRKRTLSLVIFLMSGATLGIGLLPGYTSIGIAAPALLVVLRLVQGFAAGGEFGSAASFLAESAPRRRRGFGVSWLEVGSLLGFLAGSFVFLLLSTELDAHQLTSWGWRIPFLVSAPLGVVGFVIRNKIEDTPEYRTLEVNGSVPRSPARELLRRHRRQLLQAAGLMAAMHVPFYAVLTYLVTYETDHLGRSAGNAALLSTAISLLGLVLVPLFGLLSDRVGRKPVFVGATATLLVVATPAFLLMRTGPVGTWSAGLLLGVILAAILGTYAVWSAEVFPTRTRQSGLSVAYNLTAALFAGTVPYLMTVLISATGSTLVPGPYLMVFAAGGLVAALSLRETVGSSLLHPEDVSEAESLQAR; via the coding sequence ATGCGCACCCATAACAGCGGCACCGCAGGGACCGAAGTCGCCGTGCCGACCGACGTGGTCGACCTGCGCAGGAGCGTCATCGCGGGAGCCGTCGGCGTGTTCGTCCACTGGTTTGACTGGGCCGCCTACGCCTATCTCGCCGGCACCGTCGCGACCGTGTTCTTCCCGGCCGAGGACAGCACGAGCGGACTGCTCGCCGTGTTCGGGGTGTTCGCCGTGTCCTTCGGCATCCGACCCATCGGCGCCCTGGTGTTCGGGCCGCTCGGCGACCGGATCGGCCGCAAGCGCACCCTGTCGCTGGTCATCTTCCTGATGTCCGGCGCCACCCTGGGGATCGGTCTGCTGCCCGGCTACACCTCGATCGGCATCGCAGCCCCCGCACTCCTGGTGGTCCTGCGCCTCGTCCAAGGCTTCGCCGCGGGCGGCGAGTTCGGCAGCGCGGCGAGCTTCCTCGCCGAGAGCGCACCCCGGCGCCGCCGCGGATTCGGCGTCAGTTGGCTGGAGGTCGGCTCCCTCCTGGGCTTCCTCGCCGGCTCGTTCGTCTTCCTGCTGCTGTCGACGGAGCTCGACGCCCACCAGTTGACCTCCTGGGGCTGGCGCATCCCCTTCCTCGTCTCCGCGCCGCTGGGCGTCGTCGGCTTCGTCATCCGCAACAAGATCGAGGACACCCCGGAGTACCGCACGCTCGAAGTCAACGGCTCCGTTCCGCGCAGCCCCGCGCGGGAGCTTCTGCGCCGTCACAGGCGGCAGTTGCTCCAGGCGGCGGGTCTGATGGCGGCCATGCACGTGCCCTTCTACGCGGTGCTGACCTACCTCGTCACCTACGAGACCGACCACCTGGGGCGCTCGGCCGGCAACGCCGCCCTGCTGTCCACGGCGATCTCGCTGCTCGGCCTCGTGCTCGTGCCGCTGTTCGGGCTGCTGTCCGACCGGGTGGGGCGCAAGCCGGTGTTCGTCGGGGCCACGGCCACCCTGCTGGTCGTCGCCACCCCGGCCTTTCTGCTGATGCGGACCGGTCCCGTCGGGACGTGGAGCGCCGGTCTGCTGCTCGGTGTGATCCTGGCGGCGATCCTCGGCACGTACGCGGTGTGGTCGGCGGAGGTCTTCCCCACCCGCACGCGCCAGAGCGGCCTGTCCGTCGCCTACAACCTCACCGCCGCCCTGTTCGCCGGGACCGTGCCGTACCTGATGACCGTGCTCATCTCCGCGACCGGCAGCACCCTGGTACCCGGCCCGTACCTGATGGTGTTCGCCGCCGGCGGTCTCGTCGCCGCCCTGTCCCTGCGGGAGACGGTCGGCTCCTCCCTGCTGCACCCCGAGGACGTGTCCGAAGCGGAGTCCCTTCAGGCCCGTTGA
- a CDS encoding LysR family transcriptional regulator, whose translation MTSPVGFTLVQLRYFLVAAERGSMTEASTELRIAQSAVSTAVHNLERDLRVQLFIRRRGRGLTLTPAGERLRQQARELLGRAREVEREARGDGESLSGPVAVGCFVTLAPYYLPPLFSECTRRHPGIEIDVVEGETDQLVQALAAGRIDFALTYDLGLSAEPDLRDETIAHAPAYVLVAADHPLAGRDSLELAELSGEPLVLLDLPHSRDYFRSLVAATGTAPDVRYRTRSYETVRSLVARGLGYSVLNQRPATSQTYGGGEIAELPLRDGGPPLEVRIASLGGMTQTARARAVMDVLREIALRPTEV comes from the coding sequence ATGACATCACCAGTGGGTTTCACGCTCGTTCAGCTCCGCTATTTCCTGGTCGCCGCCGAACGCGGCTCGATGACGGAGGCGTCGACGGAGCTGCGCATCGCCCAGTCCGCCGTCTCCACGGCCGTCCACAACCTGGAACGGGACCTGCGGGTGCAGCTTTTCATCCGCCGACGGGGCCGGGGCCTGACGCTGACACCCGCCGGGGAGCGGCTCCGGCAACAGGCGCGGGAACTGCTCGGCCGCGCCCGCGAGGTCGAACGAGAGGCCCGGGGAGACGGCGAGTCCCTCTCCGGACCCGTGGCCGTCGGCTGCTTCGTGACCCTGGCCCCCTACTACCTGCCACCCCTGTTCAGCGAGTGCACCCGACGCCACCCGGGCATCGAGATCGACGTCGTGGAGGGGGAGACGGACCAGCTCGTCCAGGCCCTGGCGGCGGGACGCATCGACTTCGCCCTCACCTACGACCTCGGTCTGTCGGCCGAGCCGGACCTGCGCGACGAGACCATCGCCCACGCCCCGGCGTACGTGCTCGTGGCGGCCGACCACCCGCTGGCCGGTAGGGACAGCCTGGAGCTGGCCGAACTCTCCGGGGAACCGCTCGTCCTCCTCGACCTCCCGCACAGCCGCGACTACTTCCGCTCGCTGGTGGCCGCCACCGGCACCGCGCCCGATGTCCGCTACCGCACCCGGAGCTACGAGACCGTGCGCTCCCTGGTGGCACGCGGACTGGGCTACTCCGTGCTCAACCAGCGGCCGGCGACCAGCCAGACCTACGGCGGCGGCGAGATCGCGGAACTCCCCCTCCGGGACGGCGGGCCGCCGCTCGAAGTCAGGATCGCCTCCCTGGGGGGCATGACCCAGACCGCCCGCGCTCGCGCCGTCATGGACGTACTGCGGGAGATCGCCCTCCGGCCCACCGAGGTCTGA